The following coding sequences are from one Myxococcales bacterium window:
- the tnpB gene encoding IS66 family insertion sequence element accessory protein TnpB (TnpB, as the term is used for proteins encoded by IS66 family insertion elements, is considered an accessory protein, since TnpC, encoded by a neighboring gene, is a DDE family transposase.): MLSFPATVRVFVAVTPLDMRGSFDALAGAVRGLGLDPVDGHLYLFFNKRRRLAKALWFDGSGWCVLAKRLETGSFQLPPLDGEKPQVAIDGSAFASLLAGIDFTAARRGWYRRKV, translated from the coding sequence GTGCTGAGTTTCCCCGCGACCGTGCGCGTGTTCGTCGCGGTCACGCCGCTCGACATGCGTGGGTCCTTCGATGCGCTCGCCGGCGCCGTCAGGGGTCTCGGGCTCGATCCGGTCGACGGCCATCTGTACCTCTTCTTCAACAAGCGCCGGCGGTTGGCGAAGGCGTTGTGGTTCGACGGCTCGGGTTGGTGCGTGCTCGCCAAGCGACTCGAAACCGGAAGCTTTCAGCTTCCGCCCCTCGACGGCGAAAAGCCCCAGGTCGCAATCGATGGCTCCGCCTTCGCTTCGCTCCTGGCCGGGATCGACTTCACCGCCGCTCGGCGGGGCTGGTATCGGCGAAAAGTGTAA
- a CDS encoding AAA family ATPase, whose translation MMYRKHFGLNRHPFGKEVEPDDLFVSSASQELSVRLNHLIEMRGIGLVTGDSGSGKTTACRKVVSGLHTGLHKVVYVAHSTGNVMDVYKAIAWEMGLPTERNRAAVYRQIRTEVTRLTTEARCRPILIVDEAHHLRPDVLEDLRLLTNYQMDAENRLCLLLVGQSELRRRLGMAVYEALSQRIVMRYHFAGLSREELSGYFAHRLRLAGTELPLFDPAALEATFQATGGLPRKVNLLAHHALMAAALARAKSVTVEHVQAALPEVG comes from the coding sequence ATGATGTACCGCAAGCACTTCGGCCTGAACCGCCATCCCTTCGGCAAGGAGGTCGAGCCTGATGACCTCTTTGTCTCATCTGCAAGTCAGGAGCTGTCGGTCCGCCTCAATCACCTCATCGAGATGAGGGGCATCGGCCTCGTCACGGGCGACAGCGGCAGCGGGAAGACCACTGCCTGTCGCAAGGTAGTCTCGGGACTGCACACGGGGCTACACAAGGTGGTCTACGTCGCCCACTCGACCGGCAACGTCATGGACGTCTACAAAGCCATCGCCTGGGAAATGGGCCTGCCCACCGAGCGCAACCGTGCCGCCGTGTATCGGCAGATCCGAACCGAGGTCACACGCCTGACCACCGAGGCACGGTGTCGCCCCATCCTCATCGTCGATGAGGCCCATCATCTCAGGCCTGACGTGCTCGAAGACCTCAGGCTCCTGACCAACTACCAAATGGACGCAGAGAATCGGCTTTGCCTGCTGCTGGTGGGACAATCTGAGCTGCGTCGTCGACTGGGCATGGCTGTCTACGAGGCGCTCAGCCAGCGCATCGTCATGCGCTATCACTTCGCAGGTCTTTCCCGTGAGGAGCTGTCCGGATACTTTGCTCACCGGCTTCGCCTCGCGGGGACCGAGCTGCCGCTCTTTGATCCCGCAGCCCTCGAGGCAACCTTCCAGGCCACAGGAGGTCTGCCACGAAAAGTGAACCTCCTTGCTCACCACGCCCTCATGGCCGCAGCTCTCGCACGGGCCAAATCCGTGACTGTCGAGCACGTCCAGGCAGCTTTGCCGGAGGTCGGGTGA
- a CDS encoding DDE-type integrase/transposase/recombinase: MDTQADDNERRKAVALFRYGVIADLLHWPKGKRGLGEQIAKKADRTYDIPGSRRSRIAAETIRDWLKAYRHGGFDALMPKARSDEGQARKIPQSIVDLLCMVKEDRPALSVRMVIDAVRASGEVPQDLELAPATVHRVLSRAGLMARKPETPTSNDRRRFAFAKAGEMWMSDVMHGPSVLIGGKRRQKTYLISFMDDATRVVPYAAFALGENVSCFMPVFEQALRRRGLPLRLYVDNGAAYRSHHLSLVCARLGVTLIHARPYQPQGKGKQERWHREVRRQCLGTLAEGDTASLEALNRKLWTWVEGEYHQAPHRGLDGETPLERWARACDEVRLPDIGADFSALFLFEEKRKVHKDRTVSLRGVVYEVDASLVGETVSLRFDPSRVGKPVELWVKGRKVGLAKPVDAYANCFVKRDNEVRSVLRADRVAPNPPEGLRLRDFDVVEHHDQGER, from the coding sequence ATGGACACCCAAGCCGACGACAACGAGCGACGCAAGGCCGTCGCGCTCTTTCGCTATGGTGTGATTGCCGACCTATTGCACTGGCCCAAAGGCAAGCGAGGCCTGGGCGAGCAAATCGCAAAGAAGGCGGACCGCACCTACGACATCCCCGGCTCACGCAGGAGCCGTATCGCTGCCGAAACCATCAGAGACTGGCTCAAGGCCTATCGCCACGGCGGCTTCGATGCCCTGATGCCCAAGGCGCGCAGTGACGAGGGGCAGGCACGCAAGATCCCACAGTCCATCGTGGACCTTCTGTGCATGGTCAAGGAAGACAGGCCCGCACTGTCTGTGCGCATGGTCATCGATGCCGTGCGAGCCTCGGGCGAGGTACCACAGGACCTGGAGCTGGCGCCAGCCACGGTGCATCGGGTGCTCTCTCGTGCAGGCTTGATGGCTCGCAAGCCCGAGACGCCAACGAGCAACGACCGCCGTCGCTTCGCCTTCGCGAAGGCGGGGGAGATGTGGATGAGCGACGTGATGCACGGACCGTCCGTGCTGATCGGAGGCAAGCGCCGCCAAAAGACGTATCTCATCTCATTCATGGACGACGCCACCCGAGTCGTCCCGTACGCTGCCTTCGCGCTCGGCGAAAACGTCTCTTGTTTCATGCCCGTCTTCGAGCAAGCGCTGCGACGGCGTGGACTTCCCCTGCGGCTTTACGTCGACAACGGGGCAGCATATCGGTCGCATCATCTGTCCCTCGTCTGTGCCAGGCTGGGCGTGACTCTCATCCATGCACGCCCCTACCAGCCCCAGGGCAAGGGCAAGCAGGAGCGCTGGCACCGCGAGGTGCGCCGGCAATGCCTTGGCACCCTCGCCGAAGGAGACACTGCGAGCCTCGAAGCCCTCAACCGCAAGCTCTGGACCTGGGTCGAGGGGGAGTACCACCAGGCCCCTCACAGAGGCCTTGATGGCGAGACCCCGCTCGAGCGCTGGGCTCGCGCTTGCGACGAGGTGCGGCTGCCGGACATCGGCGCAGACTTCAGTGCGCTCTTTCTCTTCGAGGAAAAGCGCAAGGTACACAAAGACAGGACCGTCAGCTTGCGGGGCGTCGTCTATGAGGTGGACGCTTCGCTCGTCGGCGAAACCGTCTCTTTGCGCTTCGACCCGAGCCGGGTCGGCAAGCCCGTCGAGCTCTGGGTCAAGGGGCGCAAAGTCGGCCTGGCCAAACCCGTCGATGCGTATGCCAACTGCTTCGTCAAACGCGACAACGAGGTGCGCTCCGTCCTGCGTGCCGACCGCGTTGCACCGAATCCGCCAGAAGGACTTCGCCTGCGCGACTTCGACGTCGTCGAGCACCACGACCAAGGAGAGCGATGA
- a CDS encoding IS66 family transposase — MRSLPAPYERSKVTCEWLAWLVYQKFWLLTPLDRIRRDLAERSIPLAMSTLVTFIERASDLLAGVDRLHWKQLLGSRWMATDGTGLKVLIPKLPAAHSGYIELYRNDQVAVFQYEADKSGETVAKKLAPFTGTLTADAEHRFNDVFASGRVLEAGCNAHGRRKFRDAEATQPVLAVKGGAFLSTQSRNVRFSAS; from the coding sequence GTGCGATCGCTGCCCGCTCCGTATGAGCGATCCAAGGTTACCTGTGAATGGCTCGCGTGGCTCGTCTACCAGAAGTTCTGGCTGCTGACGCCGCTCGACCGCATCCGTCGCGACCTCGCGGAGCGCAGCATTCCGCTCGCGATGAGCACGCTCGTGACGTTCATCGAGCGCGCCTCCGATTTGCTGGCGGGCGTCGATCGCCTTCATTGGAAGCAGCTGCTCGGCAGCAGATGGATGGCGACGGACGGCACAGGATTGAAGGTACTCATTCCCAAGCTTCCTGCCGCCCACAGCGGCTACATCGAGCTCTATCGCAACGACCAAGTCGCCGTCTTCCAGTACGAGGCTGACAAGAGCGGTGAGACCGTCGCCAAGAAGCTCGCGCCTTTCACTGGAACCCTCACCGCAGATGCCGAGCATCGCTTCAACGATGTATTCGCCTCGGGGCGCGTGCTGGAGGCGGGATGCAACGCTCACGGACGCCGGAAGTTCCGAGACGCCGAGGCAACCCAACCCGTGCTCGCGGTCAAAGGGGGCGCATTCTTGTCAACGCAAAGTAGAAATGTCCGCTTTTCTGCAAGTTAG
- a CDS encoding transposase, whose translation MRQPLFQHSLDDLHSVHFQRAHRDKIPGHCGPRLPGSGAQKRTFLSCTKRTFSLCVYNSWARFPLIVEFKHWLDAVSPTLLPSEPLAVASRYYKNHHDALFRFVDDPLVPIIATCRAQGVAAQAYLAWAFERLGTHRDVFGLPLDALTPAAFKKTLG comes from the coding sequence TTGCGTCAGCCGCTTTTCCAACACTCGCTGGACGACCTGCATTCGGTCCATTTCCAGCGCGCTCATCGTGACAAGATCCCTGGCCATTGCGGCCCGAGGCTGCCAGGCAGCGGCGCCCAAAAGAGGACATTTCTAAGTTGCACAAAGCGGACATTTTCACTTTGCGTCTACAATTCTTGGGCGCGATTTCCGCTCATTGTAGAATTCAAGCACTGGCTCGATGCCGTTTCTCCGACGCTCCTGCCGTCCGAGCCACTCGCCGTGGCGAGCCGCTACTACAAGAACCACCACGACGCGCTCTTCCGCTTCGTGGACGACCCCCTCGTTCCCATCATCGCCACCTGCCGCGCCCAGGGGGTCGCGGCCCAGGCCTATCTCGCCTGGGCCTTCGAGCGCCTCGGCACCCACCGCGACGTCTTCGGACTCCCTCTCGACGCCCTCACCCCAGCCGCATTCAAGAAGACGCTCGGCTGA
- a CDS encoding PIN domain-containing protein: MIYLDTSVALAHLLAEDRFASMALWSETLVSSRLLEYELWTRINARGLAKAHGESVRALLARVALIELLPLVLARALEPFPEPVRTLDALHLASAAFLRDQGQVIELASFDERMLAVGRRMGFPVSTHVS; the protein is encoded by the coding sequence GTGATCTATCTCGACACCTCGGTGGCGCTCGCGCATCTGCTTGCCGAAGACCGGTTTGCGTCCATGGCACTGTGGTCAGAGACCCTCGTTTCAAGTCGCCTTCTAGAGTACGAATTGTGGACGCGCATCAACGCGCGCGGCCTGGCCAAGGCCCATGGCGAGAGCGTTCGAGCGCTGCTGGCGCGCGTGGCATTGATCGAGCTTCTTCCGCTCGTGCTTGCGCGAGCGCTTGAGCCATTTCCTGAACCGGTGCGCACGCTCGATGCGCTTCATCTCGCATCGGCCGCCTTCCTACGCGATCAAGGGCAAGTGATCGAATTGGCATCATTCGACGAACGAATGCTAGCGGTGGGCCGTCGCATGGGCTTTCCCGTATCCACCCACGTTTCGTAA
- a CDS encoding type II toxin-antitoxin system prevent-host-death family antitoxin, giving the protein MQTINISEFRANLLKYLEKANAGEPISVTSNGRLLATITPPVNQRDQAKQKLVVLAATAKLKDVVSPTGSDWDASA; this is encoded by the coding sequence ATGCAGACGATAAACATCAGCGAATTCAGAGCCAACCTGTTGAAATATCTTGAAAAGGCTAATGCCGGCGAGCCCATCTCCGTTACCTCCAACGGGCGGCTCCTGGCCACTATCACCCCTCCTGTAAACCAAAGAGACCAAGCCAAGCAGAAACTTGTGGTTCTCGCAGCAACCGCCAAATTGAAAGACGTTGTCTCGCCCACCGGCAGTGACTGGGATGCCTCGGCATGA
- a CDS encoding type II toxin-antitoxin system VapC family toxin yields the protein MILMDTCAILWDALGDSQLTAKASQAIQEADDRNALIISDISIWEIAMLVKKGRVELQTTAADFVNLFLQSRNVSVVQITPDVADLSVNFGPEISGDPADRIIAATSIIHNARLVTADKNLIGSGLLETLW from the coding sequence ATGATTCTGATGGATACCTGCGCAATACTCTGGGATGCGTTAGGAGACAGTCAGCTGACAGCCAAAGCTTCGCAAGCTATCCAAGAAGCCGACGATCGTAATGCACTGATAATCAGCGACATATCGATCTGGGAGATCGCAATGTTGGTCAAAAAAGGGCGAGTCGAGTTGCAGACCACCGCCGCAGATTTTGTAAATCTATTCCTGCAGTCTAGAAACGTGTCTGTAGTTCAGATAACACCTGACGTTGCCGATCTGTCAGTCAATTTTGGACCAGAAATCAGTGGTGATCCCGCGGACCGAATCATTGCGGCGACATCGATCATCCACAACGCCCGCCTTGTTACGGCTGACAAAAATCTGATAGGGAGCGGGTTGCTGGAGACTTTATGGTGA
- a CDS encoding TetR/AcrR family transcriptional regulator yields the protein MEQLIRLARRDFSRHGYVDRSVERIAAEANLTKGAAYYHFGSKEGLFEAVLRGVQRDLVRRPERSSLGRGASGLRGVPRAGHRR from the coding sequence ATCGAGCAGCTGATTCGCCTCGCCCGACGCGACTTCTCGCGGCACGGCTACGTCGACAGGTCGGTCGAACGAATCGCAGCAGAGGCGAACCTGACCAAAGGCGCGGCGTACTACCACTTCGGTAGCAAAGAGGGTCTCTTTGAGGCTGTTCTTCGCGGAGTACAACGAGATCTCGTGCGCCGACCAGAGCGTAGCTCCCTTGGACGCGGTGCGAGCGGGCTGCGAGGTGTTCCTCGAGCTGGCCACCGACGATGA
- a CDS encoding type II toxin-antitoxin system prevent-host-death family antitoxin: MNLVKYVTMVRVNVHEAKANLSRYLEAAASGETVLICNRNVPVAELRAIAPRRVEPRPIGLARGTFDVAESFFDPLPADIVDAFEGAE; this comes from the coding sequence ATGAACTTGGTCAAGTATGTGACTATGGTGCGTGTAAACGTGCATGAAGCGAAGGCCAACTTGTCGCGGTACCTCGAAGCTGCGGCGTCGGGTGAGACGGTTTTGATCTGCAATCGCAATGTTCCTGTGGCCGAACTTCGCGCCATCGCACCCCGCCGGGTTGAGCCACGACCGATAGGCCTTGCCCGCGGCACCTTCGACGTTGCCGAATCGTTCTTCGACCCGCTACCAGCTGACATCGTCGATGCGTTCGAGGGAGCCGAGTGA
- a CDS encoding type II toxin-antitoxin system VapC family toxin yields MKLLLDTCTFLWIITDARQLTHRVREAFADPDNEVFLSAVSAWEITVKQDLGKLPLPRAAAAFVPEERARHAIVPLPLSETEALAVSKLPQLHRDPFDRMLICQAVMGGLTLVTPDPLVTQYPIATLW; encoded by the coding sequence GTGAAGCTTCTTCTCGACACGTGCACGTTTCTTTGGATCATCACGGACGCACGGCAGCTGACTCATCGGGTGCGCGAGGCGTTCGCGGACCCCGACAACGAGGTTTTCCTGAGTGCGGTCTCGGCGTGGGAGATCACGGTCAAGCAAGACCTGGGCAAGTTGCCTCTACCTCGAGCGGCTGCTGCGTTTGTGCCTGAGGAGCGCGCGCGACACGCGATTGTGCCCCTGCCACTATCGGAGACGGAAGCCCTCGCCGTGTCGAAACTGCCACAACTGCACCGCGATCCCTTCGACCGCATGCTCATTTGCCAGGCCGTTATGGGAGGCCTTACCTTGGTTACGCCGGACCCTCTGGTAACCCAGTACCCAATAGCAACGCTGTGGTGA
- a CDS encoding transposase → MATSSSSIGKTFIRPLIVEFKRWLDAVSPTLLPSEPLAVAIRYYKNHHDALFRFVDDPLVPIDNSPTEREFQNVAKLRLNMLFAGSTEGAHRACVLLGIIATCRAQGVAAQAYLAWAFERLGTHRDVFGLPLDALTPAAFKKTLG, encoded by the coding sequence GTGGCGACCAGCTCCTCGAGCATCGGCAAAACCTTCATCCGTCCGCTCATTGTAGAATTCAAGCGCTGGCTCGATGCCGTTTCTCCGACGCTCCTGCCGTCCGAGCCACTCGCCGTGGCGATCCGCTACTACAAGAACCACCACGACGCGCTCTTCCGCTTCGTGGACGACCCGCTCGTTCCGATCGACAACTCGCCCACCGAGCGCGAGTTCCAGAACGTCGCCAAGCTGCGACTCAACATGCTCTTCGCCGGCAGCACGGAGGGCGCTCACCGAGCCTGCGTCCTCCTCGGCATCATCGCCACCTGCCGCGCCCAGGGGGTCGCGGCCCAGGCCTATCTCGCCTGGGCCTTCGAGCGCCTCGGCACCCACCGCGACGTCTTCGGACTCCCTCTCGACGCCCTCACCCCAGCCGCATTCAAGAAGACGCTCGGCTGA
- a CDS encoding ISNCY family transposase, translating to MSALEMDRMQVVQRVLEKRLTQAEAAMVLSLSQRQVRRLCQSMRRQGPRALVSRKRGRPSNRQLPEVVQEYAVGLISERYRDFGPTLAHEKLTELHGVRVSRETLRKWMIGAEIWTPRAQRGPRIHQPRRRRDCLGELVQIDGSDHEWFEGRGQRCTLLVFIDDATGRLMELRFVEVESAFDYFDATASYVRKHGKPAAFYSDKHSIFRVNQEGSTGAAKGVTQYGRALGELNIDIICANTAQAKGRVERMNKTLQDRLIKELRLHGISNAEDANAFVPAFMDAYNNRFERAPRSLHNAHRPLLEGEDLNLIFTWQEDRKLSQSLVVQFQRNSYLVEPTTETSKLAGKTVRVHLWKDGQVQLRHNVTHQRRRDDGGGPVRQAPARLGGCTWQQDGRFGTKMRHRSIWRPRSCRG from the coding sequence ATGAGCGCGCTGGAAATGGACCGAATGCAGGTCGTCCAGCGAGTGTTGGAAAAGCGGCTGACGCAAGCAGAAGCCGCCATGGTTCTGAGTCTTAGTCAGCGCCAGGTGCGCCGATTGTGCCAGTCCATGAGGCGTCAAGGGCCTCGGGCTCTCGTGTCGCGAAAGCGCGGACGCCCCAGCAACCGTCAGTTGCCGGAGGTGGTGCAAGAGTACGCCGTAGGTCTCATCAGTGAGCGCTACAGGGACTTCGGGCCGACGTTGGCTCACGAGAAACTTACTGAGCTACATGGCGTTCGTGTATCCCGGGAGACGTTGCGCAAGTGGATGATCGGCGCCGAGATCTGGACGCCGCGGGCGCAACGAGGGCCGCGCATCCACCAGCCGCGAAGACGGCGGGACTGTCTTGGTGAGCTGGTTCAGATAGATGGGAGCGATCACGAATGGTTCGAGGGCCGCGGACAAAGATGCACCCTGTTGGTGTTCATCGACGATGCCACGGGAAGGCTGATGGAGCTGCGCTTTGTGGAAGTGGAATCGGCCTTCGACTACTTCGATGCGACTGCAAGCTACGTACGGAAGCATGGAAAGCCAGCGGCCTTCTATAGCGACAAACACAGCATCTTCCGAGTAAACCAGGAAGGTTCAACCGGTGCGGCAAAGGGTGTCACGCAGTATGGTCGCGCATTGGGAGAACTAAACATAGACATCATTTGTGCGAACACAGCGCAGGCCAAAGGTCGTGTAGAGCGCATGAACAAGACGCTGCAAGACCGTTTGATCAAGGAGCTGCGGCTTCATGGTATCAGCAATGCGGAAGATGCGAATGCCTTCGTCCCTGCCTTTATGGACGCCTACAACAACCGCTTCGAGCGTGCTCCTCGCAGTCTTCATAATGCCCACCGTCCCTTGCTTGAGGGCGAGGACTTGAATCTCATCTTCACGTGGCAAGAGGACCGAAAGCTGTCGCAGAGTCTGGTGGTGCAGTTTCAGAGAAACTCATATCTGGTCGAACCAACGACAGAAACGAGCAAGCTTGCGGGAAAGACCGTGCGCGTGCACTTGTGGAAAGACGGCCAAGTGCAATTGCGCCACAACGTGACCCATCAGCGACGGCGGGATGACGGCGGTGGCCCGGTCCGGCAGGCTCCTGCACGGCTTGGAGGTTGCACTTGGCAGCAGGACGGAAGATTCGGAACGAAGATGAGGCACAGGAGTATCTGGCGGCCGCGAAGCTGTCGCGGGTGA
- the tnpB gene encoding IS66 family insertion sequence element accessory protein TnpB (TnpB, as the term is used for proteins encoded by IS66 family insertion elements, is considered an accessory protein, since TnpC, encoded by a neighboring gene, is a DDE family transposase.), whose translation MLSFPATVRVFVAVAPLDMRGSFDALAGAVRGLGLDPVDGHLYLFFNKRRRLAKALWFDGSGWCVLAKRLEAGSFQLPPLDGEKPQVAIDGSAFASLLAGIDFTAARRGWYRRKV comes from the coding sequence GTGCTGAGTTTCCCCGCGACCGTGCGCGTGTTCGTCGCGGTCGCGCCGCTCGACATGCGTGGATCCTTCGATGCGCTCGCCGGCGCCGTCAGGGGTCTCGGGCTCGATCCGGTCGACGGCCATCTGTACCTCTTCTTCAACAAGCGCCGGCGGCTGGCGAAGGCGTTGTGGTTCGACGGCTCGGGTTGGTGCGTGCTCGCCAAGCGACTCGAAGCCGGAAGCTTCCAGCTTCCGCCCCTCGACGGCGAAAAGCCCCAGGTCGCAATCGATGGCTCCGCCTTCGCTTCGCTCCTGGCCGGGATCGACTTCACCGCCGCTCGGCGGGGCTGGTATCGGCGAAAAGTGTAA
- a CDS encoding IS66 family transposase — protein sequence MRKQIAQLLFELARLNDRVAELLAIAQRKQRKPTPTVAPSAPASPPVVEGEHRRAFEERPKAPDKPAEEPAPKKPRKPTGRKPLPKHLEAEEHELRPKECGDCGSAALDLVDELIEEKLHVVKEHQRRRVVRRYTCRCRACGERTTMRSLPAPYERSKVTCEWLAWLVYQKFWLLTPLDRIRRDLAERSIPLAMSTLVTFIERASDLLAGVDRLHWKQLLGSRWMATDGTGLKVLIPKLPAAHNGYIELYRNDQVAVFQYEADKSGETVAKKLAPFTGTLTEDAEHRFNDVFASGRVLEAGCNAHGRRKFRDAEATQPVLAVEGGAFLGAIYGEEERARKLGLRGDQLLEHRQTFIRPLIAEFKRWLDAVSPTLLPSEPLAVAIRYYKNHHDALFRFVDDPLVPIDNSPTEREFQNVAKLRLNMLFAGSTEGAHRACVLLGIIATCRAQGVAAQAYLAWAFERLGTHRDVFGLPLDALTPAAFKKTLG from the coding sequence ATGCGAAAGCAAATCGCGCAGCTCCTGTTCGAGCTGGCGCGGCTCAATGATCGCGTCGCCGAGCTGCTCGCCATCGCGCAACGCAAGCAGCGAAAACCGACCCCGACAGTAGCGCCGTCCGCGCCCGCATCACCACCGGTCGTCGAGGGCGAGCATCGACGCGCCTTCGAGGAGCGTCCGAAAGCGCCCGACAAGCCTGCCGAGGAGCCAGCGCCGAAGAAGCCGAGGAAGCCCACGGGCCGCAAACCGCTGCCCAAGCACCTCGAGGCGGAGGAGCATGAGCTGCGGCCGAAGGAGTGCGGCGACTGCGGCAGCGCAGCGTTAGACTTGGTGGACGAGCTCATCGAGGAGAAGCTCCACGTCGTCAAAGAGCATCAGCGCCGCCGCGTGGTTCGCCGCTACACGTGCCGCTGTCGCGCGTGTGGGGAGCGCACCACGATGCGATCGCTGCCCGCTCCGTATGAGCGATCCAAGGTTACCTGTGAATGGCTCGCGTGGCTCGTCTACCAGAAGTTCTGGCTGCTGACGCCGCTCGACCGCATCCGTCGCGACCTCGCGGAGCGCAGCATTCCGCTCGCGATGAGCACGCTCGTGACGTTCATCGAGCGCGCCTCCGATTTGCTGGCGGGCGTCGATCGCCTTCATTGGAAGCAGCTGCTCGGCAGCAGATGGATGGCGACGGACGGCACAGGATTGAAGGTACTCATTCCCAAGCTTCCCGCCGCCCACAACGGCTACATCGAGCTCTATCGCAACGACCAAGTCGCCGTCTTCCAGTACGAGGCTGACAAGAGCGGTGAGACCGTCGCCAAGAAGCTTGCGCCTTTCACTGGAACCCTCACCGAAGATGCCGAGCATCGCTTCAACGATGTATTCGCCTCGGGGCGCGTGCTGGAGGCGGGATGCAACGCTCACGGACGCCGGAAGTTCCGAGACGCCGAGGCAACCCAGCCCGTGCTCGCGGTCGAAGGGGGCGCATTCTTGGGCGCGATTTATGGCGAGGAGGAACGGGCCCGAAAGCTCGGCCTTCGTGGCGACCAACTCCTCGAGCATCGGCAAACCTTCATCCGTCCGCTCATTGCAGAATTCAAGCGCTGGCTCGATGCCGTTTCTCCGACGCTCCTGCCGTCCGAGCCACTCGCCGTGGCGATCCGCTACTACAAGAACCACCACGACGCGCTCTTCCGTTTCGTGGACGACCCGCTCGTTCCGATCGACAACTCGCCCACCGAGCGCGAGTTCCAGAACGTCGCCAAGCTGCGACTCAACATGCTCTTCGCCGGCAGCACGGAGGGTGCTCACCGAGCCTGCGTCCTCCTCGGCATCATCGCCACCTGCCGCGCCCAGGGGGTCGCGGCCCAGGCCTACCTCGCCTGGGCCTTCGAGCGCCTCGGCACCCACCGCGACGTCTTCGGACTCCCTCTCGACGCCCTCACCCCAGCCGCATTCAAGAAGACCCTCGGCTGA